The DNA sequence GCGCAACGACGCGAACATCCGTCCGCTCGAAGCCATCCTGCGCCGCACTTTCGAGCTCGACGATCGTCCGATCACTGTCGCGCGCGAAAAGGAAAAGCGCTTCGCCGGCGTGTGCCGCCACTTCACGCTGATGCTATGCGGAATTCTGCGCGCGCAAGGCGTCCCGGCCCGCGCGCGATGCGGCTTCGGCGCGTACTTCAATCAGGGCAAGTTCGAGGATCATTGGGTGGGCGAGTACTGGAACGCTAGGCAGTCGCGCTGGATCCTGGTCGACGCGCAGCTCGACGTGGTTCAGAAAAAAATCTTCAAGCCCGACTTCGACCCCCTCGACGTGCCGCACGATCGATTCATCATCGCCGGCGACGCGTGGCAGACGTGCCGCTCCGGCCGCGCTGAAGCAAGTAACTTCGGCCTGTCGATGGTGCCCGGACTCAAAGGAATGTGGTTCATCGCCGGCAACGTGCTCCGCGATCTCGCGTCGCTCAATCGCGCCGAGATGCTGCCGTGGGACGCCTGGGGCCTGATGCCGAAGGACGACGCCAGCCTCGCCGACGAGAGCAT is a window from the Candidatus Binatus sp. genome containing:
- a CDS encoding transglutaminase-like domain-containing protein; protein product: MENHLEYYKNHAPMTDPGGYSSVVCDLPRDIGKLCEIIQGFVIHRDMAPFAYDVRFSEERRNDANIRPLEAILRRTFELDDRPITVAREKEKRFAGVCRHFTLMLCGILRAQGVPARARCGFGAYFNQGKFEDHWVGEYWNARQSRWILVDAQLDVVQKKIFKPDFDPLDVPHDRFIIAGDAWQTCRSGRAEASNFGLSMVPGLKGMWFIAGNVLRDLASLNRAEMLPWDAWGLMPKDDASLADESMPVLDRAAALTIAGDDAFAQVRALYDGDDRLRVPPVVFNVLLNAEEKVSV